The following proteins are encoded in a genomic region of Pseudorca crassidens isolate mPseCra1 chromosome 1, mPseCra1.hap1, whole genome shotgun sequence:
- the RPS27L gene encoding ribosomal protein eS27-like, with protein MPLARDLLHPSLEEEKKKHKKKRLVQSPNSYFMDVKCPGCYKITTVFSHAQTVVLCVGCSTVLCQPTGGKARLTEGCSFRRKQH; from the exons ATGCCT TTGGCTAGAGATTTACTGCATCCTTCcttggaagaggaaaagaaaaaacataaaaagaaacggcTGGTTCAAAGtccaaattcttattttatggatGTAAAATGTCCAG GCTGCTACAAGATTACCACAGTTTTCAGCCATGCTCAGACAGTGGTGCTTTGTGTAGGTTGTTCAACCGTGTTGTGCCAGCCGACAGGAGGAAAGGCCAGACTCACAGAAG GGTGTTCATTTAGAAGAAAGCAACACTAA